A genomic segment from Klebsiella africana encodes:
- the ubiD gene encoding 4-hydroxy-3-polyprenylbenzoate decarboxylase, which translates to MKYHDLRDFLTLLEQQGELKRITLPVDPHLEITEIADRTLRAGGPALLFENPKGYSMPVLCNLFGTPRRVALGMGQEDVSSLREVGKLLAFLKEPEPPKGFRDLFDKLPQFKQVLNMPTKRLRGAPCQQKIIQGDDVDLNKIPIMTCWPEDAAPLITWGLTVTRGPHKERQNLGIYRQQLIGKNKLIMRWLSHRGGALDFQEWCAAHPGERFPVSVALGADPATILGAVTPVPDTLSEYAFAGLLRGTKTEVVKCVSNDLEVPASAEIVLEGYIEAGEMAPEGPYGDHTGYYNEVDSFPVFTVTHITQREDAIYHSTYTGRPPDEPAVLGVALNEVFVPILQKQFPEIVDFYLPPEGCSYRLAVVTMKKQYAGHAKRVMMGVWSFLRQFMYTKFVIVCDDDVNARDWNDVIWAITTRMDPARDTVLVENTPIDYLDFASPVSGLGSKMGLDATNKWPGETQREWGRPIKKDPEVTARIDAIWDELAIFK; encoded by the coding sequence ATGAAATACCACGATCTTCGCGACTTTCTGACACTGCTGGAACAACAGGGCGAACTGAAACGTATCACTCTGCCGGTCGATCCTCATCTGGAAATCACCGAAATTGCCGACCGGACTCTGCGCGCCGGCGGCCCGGCGCTGCTGTTTGAGAATCCAAAAGGCTACAGCATGCCGGTGCTATGCAACCTGTTCGGTACGCCGCGGCGCGTGGCGCTGGGGATGGGCCAGGAGGATGTCAGTTCGCTGCGCGAGGTGGGTAAGCTTTTAGCCTTCCTGAAAGAGCCGGAGCCGCCCAAAGGCTTCCGCGATCTGTTTGATAAGCTGCCGCAGTTCAAGCAAGTGCTGAATATGCCGACCAAACGCCTGCGCGGTGCGCCCTGCCAGCAAAAAATCATCCAGGGCGATGACGTCGACCTGAATAAAATCCCGATCATGACCTGCTGGCCGGAAGATGCCGCGCCGCTGATTACCTGGGGGCTGACGGTGACCCGCGGGCCGCACAAAGAGCGGCAGAATCTGGGGATTTATCGCCAGCAGCTGATTGGCAAAAACAAACTGATTATGCGCTGGCTGTCTCATCGCGGCGGCGCGCTGGATTTCCAGGAGTGGTGCGCGGCGCATCCCGGCGAACGCTTCCCGGTTTCCGTGGCGCTCGGCGCCGATCCGGCAACCATTCTTGGCGCAGTGACGCCGGTGCCCGATACCCTGTCGGAATATGCTTTCGCAGGCCTGCTGCGCGGCACCAAGACCGAAGTGGTGAAGTGCGTTTCCAATGACCTTGAAGTCCCGGCCAGCGCGGAAATTGTGCTTGAAGGTTACATTGAGGCCGGGGAGATGGCGCCGGAAGGCCCGTATGGCGATCATACTGGTTACTACAATGAAGTGGACAGCTTCCCGGTATTTACGGTGACCCATATTACCCAGCGCGAAGACGCGATTTATCATTCGACCTATACCGGCCGACCGCCCGATGAGCCAGCGGTGCTGGGCGTGGCGCTGAACGAAGTCTTTGTGCCGATTCTGCAAAAACAGTTCCCGGAAATCGTCGACTTTTATCTGCCGCCGGAAGGGTGTTCCTATCGCCTGGCGGTGGTGACCATGAAAAAACAGTACGCGGGCCATGCCAAGCGCGTGATGATGGGGGTCTGGTCGTTCCTGCGCCAGTTCATGTATACCAAATTCGTGATCGTATGCGATGACGACGTCAACGCACGCGACTGGAACGATGTGATTTGGGCGATCACTACCCGTATGGACCCGGCTCGTGATACGGTACTGGTAGAGAATACGCCAATTGATTATCTGGATTTTGCCTCGCCGGTTTCCGGCCTGGGTTCAAAAATGGGGCTGGATGCCACCAATAAATGGCCTGGCGAAACCCAGCGTGAATGGGGTCGTCCAATCAAAAAAGATCCTGAGGTGACGGCGCGCATCGACGCCATCTGGGATGAACTGGCCATCTTTAAATAA
- the fre gene encoding NAD(P)H-flavin reductase translates to MTTLSCKVTSVEAITDTVYRVRLVPEAAFSFRAGQYLMVVMDERDKRPFSMASTPAEQEFIELHIGASELNLYAMAVMDRILKEREIEVDIPHGEAWLREDEDRPLILIAGGTGFSYVRSILLTALARNPDRDITIYWGGRETKHLYDLAELEALSIKHPNLRIEPVVEQPEEGWRGRSGTVLTAVLQDYGTLAEHDIYIAGRFEMAKIARDLFCNERGAREDRLFGDAFAFI, encoded by the coding sequence ATGACAACCTTAAGCTGTAAAGTGACCTCGGTGGAGGCGATTACCGATACCGTATATCGTGTTCGATTAGTGCCGGAAGCGGCATTTTCCTTCCGTGCCGGCCAGTATCTGATGGTGGTAATGGATGAGCGCGACAAGCGCCCATTCTCTATGGCTTCCACGCCGGCGGAACAGGAATTTATCGAGCTGCATATCGGCGCCTCGGAGCTCAATCTGTACGCGATGGCGGTCATGGATCGCATTCTGAAAGAGCGCGAAATTGAGGTTGATATCCCACACGGTGAAGCCTGGCTGCGTGAAGATGAAGACCGTCCGCTGATTTTAATTGCCGGCGGTACCGGCTTCTCTTATGTGCGTTCGATTCTGTTAACCGCGCTGGCGCGTAATCCGGATCGCGATATTACCATCTACTGGGGCGGTCGTGAGACCAAGCACCTGTACGATTTGGCCGAGCTGGAAGCATTAAGCATCAAGCATCCGAATCTGCGCATTGAGCCGGTGGTCGAGCAACCGGAAGAAGGATGGCGCGGGCGTTCCGGTACGGTACTGACTGCCGTACTGCAGGATTACGGCACGCTGGCCGAGCATGATATTTACATTGCCGGTCGTTTTGAGATGGCCAAGATCGCCCGCGACCTGTTCTGCAACGAACGCGGCGCGCGCGAAGATCGCCTGTTTGGCGACGCGTTTGCCTTTATCTGA